GCGCGCCACGTATTTCATATGCGCTCATAGCTCAGCTGGATAGAGCAACGGCCTTCTAAGCCGTAGGCCTCAGGTTCGAATCCTGATGGGCGTACCATTTTTGGTTTATTTAAGTTTATTTTAGATAAACTACGATTTCTTTCTTGCGGATGTGGTGAAATTGGCAGACACGCCAGACTTAGGATCTGGTGCTTCACGGCGTGGAGGTTCAAGTCCTCTCATCCGCACCACTTTTATTCTATAAATATTTGCTTACAAAGTACAAGGTTTTTATTAAAACAATATGTAATGTAAAATATAGATTTATAAAATAACATAAAAACTATAATTTTTATAAATCTAACATTAACTTACACTAAAAATTTACTTGCTATACTGATGATGGCTGTTTGTGATTTTAAGATATTTTGCGTTTTAAGTGAGTATTGGTTTTGAAGTTTTAAGCTCTCTTCCGGAGCAAATCCACCTTCTGGTCCTATAAGTAGTAGCTCGTTTGAGTATTTTTCTAGACTTTTGCCGTTAAAATTTATAGCTGCAACGTTTTGATAAACATCTAAAAATTCATCCAAGCTGTTATAAATTTCAAACTCCATTAGCGTTGATCTACCGCTTTGCTCGCAAGATAGGGCGCAAATATATTCTAAACGCTCAAAATCTATTTTAAAATTTGCTTGAGAAAATTTAGTATAAACAAAGATGAGTTTGCCAACACCTAGCTCATTTAAAAATGGCAATGCCTTTTCTATCGTTTTTGGATCTACGACAGCCCAAGCGATGCTAAAGTCATACACAACTTTAGGCACGCTACTTGTAAACACAAGCTCTAAAATAGCGCTTCTTCTGTCAAACTCTATGATCTCGTATAAATAATCCTTGCCGTCTTTTAAATTTCTAAAGCTTACCCTGTCGCCTTTGATATTTCTTCGCGCTTTTAGATGTAAAAAAGTTTCATTTACAACCTTTAGTTGTTCACATCCTGCGCGCTCATCGTATAAAAATTTCATTTAAAACCCCGCAAAGATCAAGATACTAATATCGGCTATGCCCTTAAAAAGCGCAAATCGTCTAAATTTGACCAAATTTTCCTCTCTTTGGTATCGTTTAAGGCGTTTGTAGCCTATGGTGCTTAATGCTATGAGTGCAAAAATACCAAGAACCATCTTTAAAACATGCAAATTTACGATGAAATTTAAAACACTTAAAAGCACAAGCCCCGTAAAAAATATCGCTGCCAAAAATGCGTGATAAATGGGTAAAAAGTAACGAATTCTAAGCGAATAGTTTTTATTATTTATGCCAAATTGCGTAAGAAAAAGATAGATGCAAACAAGTGATAGTAAAACATGCATAAAACCTTGATGAAGCGGCAAGGTGTATGCGTAAAGCCCTAGTAAGTGTTCGTTCATGCTCTGCTCATTACTTACTTTGTGGGTTGTTTTGATTGCTTTCGATGGCAGGCTCTGGAGGCAAGGTCTCGTCTATAGTGACATTTGCGTCAAGTGCTGATATCGGCACATCGGTAGGCACGGTGTCGTTCTGTGTGGCAAATTCTACCTTCTTTTCTTCACAGCCACTAAGCCCAAACACCAAAAGTGCACAAAAGGCTAAAAATTTCATAAATTTCATCAAACATCCTTTGGATTTATGATCGGTTTTTTTAGTTTTATTTTCTCAAATAGCTCTTTATCTTCCCATTCTTCTATGATGGATGGCGAAAATACAATATCGTCTAAGCTTATATCGCCCATGCGCTCGTTATACGCGTCATCATAAAAGCACTGTGCATATCCTGTGTCGGTTTCGTGCACGATAACGCTATGAAGTTTTACTTCGCGCTCTCCGTTGCTCATGACGGTGCTTTTTAAAAGCCTATCGATGATGACGAAAAATACCCTACAAAACTGCTCTGCTGATGGATTTACCGGTATGCTTATCCAGCGTTGCGAGTGCTTTTTAAGGTCGTTTTGATACTCTAGGTCATCTTTGTCGTATATCGTTGTGGCGTGATCGAAGCTGTCTATTATAGTTTTGATGTTTTGTTTCATGAGTCCAAAGTCATAAACCATGCCAGCGTTGTCTAAGAAATTTGAGCTAAGTAAAATTTCTGCTACATAGCTATGTCCGTGTATACTGGTTCTGCAACGTTTAGAGCTGCAAAATCTAACAATATGTGCATTTTCAAATTTAAACAGTTTTCGTATTATCATTAAACACCCTCTTTTTTATCCCAAATTCTTATATGTATGCGCTCTGAGTAGTTAAACCCATGCTTAATAGCAAAATTTGCCACCGCAAGAGCATTGCGTGATAGTTCATCTTGCTCAGCGCCCATGGGCATACACCAAACTTCGTTTTTATATATATTTAAAACTTGCAAAATTTGTTCCAAGTCATCACTTGTTGGCTTATGTAAAACAAACTTATAAAAGCTGTCTTTTGCGTTTTGGCATATTGACTTTATGGCGCTTTCGTTTATGCGCTTAGCTTTGCTTATACCACTGTTTGATAGTTTTATGCCAAGTGCAAAGTAGCAACTTCTATAAACTGGAAATTTATCAAAATCAATCTCTATCGTTGCGTTGGTTTCGAAATGAACTTCAAATTCTCGCCTCAAAAATTCACTTGTTAAATTTATAAAGTTCTCATCTTTGTGATGTATAAGCGGTTCTCCGCCTGTCATGACGATGATAGGCTTAAATTTCAGATCCTTGCAGTATCTATCAACGATGGATAAAATTTCATCTTTACTAAATGTCTTAGCTTCAAAATGTCCGGTAAAAACAGCTCTTATCGTATCGCAACCGGTTAAAATTTCGCCTGTTTTTTGTGATTTGACTTTTACGTTAAAGCCCGCGCAGTTTAGGTTACAACCAAAAAATCTTAAAAATATCGCCAACCGCCCTTGAAATTTCCCTTCGCCTTGAATGCTCAAAAAGCTCTCGACAAGTCTAAGTCCACTCTGTGACATCAACCACCCGTTTGATAAAATGCGCGGCTTGAGGTTTCGTTTTGAGTTCCGACCGCCCATTTGTTTTTCTCTGGTTTGTTTTCTAAAACTTGTCTTAAAATTTCACTAGCGACTACGATGTCGCCTTTGCTTACGGCATCTTTGATACTAAGCGCATCTTCAAAATAAAGACAAGGTATAAGTAGTCCCTCCGCGCTTAGGCGTATGCGGTTGCAACTCTCGCAAAAGTCGTGTTTGTGTGGGTCTATGATACCAAATTTATAGCCGTCTTCTAGTTTGTAAATAGAGGCTGGGGAATTTGGTAGTTTTTCGTCTTTTGTGATTTTGTATTTTTCTGAGATGATGGCTAAAATTTCATCACTTTTTAGCCCTTTTAAGTCATCTTTGGCGTGAGTGTTTTCCATGTATTCGATGAAGCGAATTTGAGAGCCTCTAAATTTTGCAAACTCGAGCAAAGACACGAGCTCGTTATCGTTTATGCCTTTAAGCGCCACAGTGTTTAGCTTGACCTTTAATCCTGCGTCAAGAGCCGCTTCAAATCCCGCTAAAACTTCGTGTAAAATACCCTTTTGAGCGATAAATTTCGCCTTTTTTTCATCAAGTGTATCAAGCGACATGTTTATGCGTTTTAGCCCTGCATCTTTTAATCTTTTGGCGTAGTGGCGTAGCATAAAGCCGTTTGTCGTAAGCGCAAGATCGATGTCTGGTTTATAGTCGCTTATCATTTTTATAAATACGTCTAAGTCCTTACGCACGAGCGGTTCGCCGCCTGTTATACGTATCTTTGTTACACCTTGGTCAATGGCGACTTTGACAAATAAAAATAGTTCTTCAAATGTTAATAAATTCTCTTTTGGCATCCAGCTAAACGGGGTTGTCGGCATGCAGTATCTGCAACGAAAGTTACATCTTTGAGTTACTGATATGCGTAAATAATCAACCGTTCTGCCATACTTATCAACTAGCATAGTTTTACCTTATAAAGCCATAAAATGCTTTTTAAATTTTAATATCATCATTATAAACTAAAACTTTTAAACCAATATAAAACACAAAAGGTTGATTTTGCCGTTATTTGCGAGGCATTGCTTGGACTCAAAGACTAAAATTTATCCTACTTAGGCTAGTTGATGTAGTTTAAGCACAAATTCTACTCGCCCAACTCCAAGTCTTAGGTCCTTTGCTATCATCTCGATACTTTTGCCGGAGTTAAACATACGCACTATCTGCTCTTCTTCATTTTGCGCGCTTGGGGTGATCTTGCCTATATCGCGAGTGCGCTCTTCTAAGTTATACATCCTGTCTTTTTGTTCGCTTGCAAACTCGTCTATCACGCGCTCTATGCTCTTTATCGCTTTTATGATCGGCACTATTTTTTCATTTAGATCGTTTTCAAGCTTTTTGCTAAGCTCTGATTTTAACTCTTCGTTGTCCTTTGTGTCGTCATCTTTAGAAAGAGGTAAATTTTCAATCTGCTTTTTGAGATTAAAATTTTCTTGCATAAGTCCTTCTATGGCTCTTTCGTAGCGAGTAAAGCGCCTATTGGCTTCATTTTCTTTTATTAGGATAAATGCTATTATGATAACTAAGACAACAACCAAGCCGCCGATGATGAAAAGATCCATTGTTTTCCTTTAAGAATTTGCCCTAAGCTCTCGTATCATAACACGCTCTCTTGATGTTACGTAAGCATCCCAGTCACTAACGTCTTCTTCGTGCATATTTGTGATATAGGCGGTAGTTTTGTCAAGTGCATTTAGATACATCGCGATATTTCTTTTAGGAAATATCGGCATTAAAATTCTAGCGTAATACCGTCTTTTTGGCTCAAATTTCGGTTCACTTAGGCGTATATGTTCAAAGCCGATACCGTCTATCTTGGCGCTTTGAGCAAGGTCGATGTATTGCTTTTGTTCGTTTTTTATCACATCACTAAGCTCGTCTAATTTGCGGTGAAGCTCAACCAAAAGCGTTAGCATGACTTGGTCGCTCTCTTTTGTATCGCCACGCGACTTTACACGCTTTAGCCATGCTCCAAGCGGGTCTTCGTCGCTTGGGATTATGGAGTTAAATTCTTGCAAGAAGTCTATATTGCTAAGCTCATCAAGCTCAAATTTAATGTCTAGCGAAGCGGGTATTATGCGTATGTTGCTCATAGTGCACTCAATAAAACAAATACAAAAAACAAAATTCCAAGATAACCGTTTAGTGTGAAAAACGCACGATCTATCTTGCTAAAGTCTCGTCTTACGATACGATGTTCCATGAAAAGTATGACGCCGCTAACTACGATACCAAAAAATGCTAAAAATCCAAGCTGTGCCGCCCATGCAAAAAGTAGCCAAAGTAGTGTCGCAACGACGTGAAATATAGCCGAGATAAACATTGTGGCTTTTTCGCCATATACCGAAGGTATGCTAAAAAGTCCCATTTTTTGGTCAAATTCTATATCCTGAAGTGAGTAAAGTAGGTCAAACCCTGCAACCCAAAACACAACTCCAAGACACAAAAGCACGCTCCAAAGCGGTATCTCGCCGCTTACCGCAACCGCTCCGGCGATAGGCGCAAGACCAAGGCAAAGCCCTAAAACAAGATGAGCTAACTCGCTAAATCTCTTAAATAAAGAGTAGCCGGCTAAAATTCCAAGTATCGGAAAACTAAGCCAAAATGCGAGTGAGTTTATAAAATAAGCCGTGATGATAAAAACAGCTGCATTCGCGATGATAAAAAGCTCTAAATTTCTTCTTCCTACTCTGCCGTCTACACTTGGGCGATTTGCTGTGCGAGGGTTGAGCTTGTCGATATCTTCGTCCTTATATCGGTTGTAAGCCATAGCGAAATTTCTAGCACTTACGGCACATAAAATTCCTAAAACTAAAAGCCCAAATCCAAACCAAACACTGTCGTTTGTTTGTTTGCTAGCGACAACCATCGCCGTAAATATAAAAGGTAGAGCGAAAACCGAGTGCTTAAATACGATTAGTTCGCCGATATCTTGTAAAATTTTTATAAATTTTTTCATTTATCTTCCATTGTTAAATTTTCTCATTTTACTCTCTTTTGCTTTAAATTTAAATTTATATTGTTATAATGAAGCCATTTTAGCGCGTAAGGCAGAAAAATGTTTCACCAACTAGCCCTCATCGGCACGACTGCAAGCGGCAAGAGTTCGCTAGCTATACAAATCGCTCGTAAATTTAACGGAGTTATCTTAAGTCTTGACTCGCTTGCTTTGTATAAACAAATCGACATTGCAAGTGCCAAGCCTAGCAAGAGCGAGCTCGAGCTTGTAAAGCATTTTGGGGTCAATGAAATTTATGTAAATGAAGTCTTTAGTGTCGGGATGTTTTTTAAAATTTATCAAAATTCCTTAAAGTGGGCGCAAGATAATGGCTGCCTTTTGATAATCACCGGCGGAAGCGGCTTTTACTTAAAGGCCATGCTTAGTGGTCTTACCCCCGATGTGCCAAAATGCGAAATTCCAAGTAATGAAGAAATTTATAGTTTAGCTAGAAAGATAGATGGTGATTTTGCTATGAAATTTAGTCAAAACGATAGTTATAGACTTGAAAAATGGTATCAAATTTATAAATTTAGCAATGAAATTCCAAGCATTTGGTTAAAGAAAAATACGGGTGAACCGCTCATAAAAGAGCTTGAGATATATGAAATTTTATGGCCAACCCAAGCAATAAGAGAGCGTATAAAAGAAAGAACACATCAGATGTTCAAGCAAGGTTTGCTTGATGAGGCGAAATTTTTATTTGACACATACGGATATGAACAAAAAGCCCTTAAATCAATCGGTCTTAAAGAGTGCGCGCAGTATTTTAGGGGTGAAATTTCAAATGTCGCGGAGCTTGAAGAGCTGATAACGATACACACGACACAGCTTGCAAAACGCCAACGCACATTTAACCGCTCGCAGTTTGAAAAAGAATTTATCGGCGAACCTGACGCGGTTGAAGATGTGCTTATAAAACGTCTTGAAGGCTTAGTTTAAAATTTGAAGCTGTGCTTCGCATGAGCTTTTCCACGGGCTGTTGAAATTTGAACCAACGCACTCATTTAGATGCTCTCTTGCAAGATCATATCGCTTAAGTTTGATGTAGATTTCAGATATTAAATTTAACGCTCTAAGCCTATCTTGAGGCTCTAGCTTCATGTTTAGGATGTATTTTGCCTCATCAAGCGCTTCATTTATGCTATCTATCTTCAAAAGCGAAGTCGCATAAAGTAAATTTAGCTTTGGAGAAAAGACATTTATCTTAACTCTAGTTTGTAACTCAAGAGCCTTTTTGGCATAGACGGTAACCGTAGCATGGTTGTTTTTGCCAAAGGCGTATTCGCTAATTGCATTATATGCCTCGATGATTTTAAAGTCTTGCCCTCTAAGCTGTTCTATGGCGCTAAGCGTAGCTATGGCCTCTTCTATGCGGTTTAAATTTAACAGCGAGTAAAATCTATCAAAAAGCACCGGAGTGGGGTCTGAGTACTCAACTCCCGCACCAAGTCCCAAGGCTTCGTTTGCAACTTGAACGGTTTGCTCGTAATCTTTCATTTGGTATAAAATTTTACTCAAATTTACTAGCCACTCTACGCGGTCTTCTAGGTTTTCATCTTTTATGTGGGATTTTGAGAGATTAAGCGCGTCGTTGTATCTTGCTGTGCGGAAGTAGCACTCGTATAGTTTAAACTGAGGAAGTGAAATTTTATCGACATCGTAGTTTTCAAGTAAATTTATCACAATCTGACAGTCGTTGTTTATAAATCCAATCCTCGCAAGCTCGTATGCGGCACGGTCGAGGTAGTTTGTGGCTTCGGTTAGGTTGAGGTCTCTGGCTTTTTGAGTGTAGCTAAGCACGTCGCGGTATTTTCGCTCGTTAAAATTTAGAGCCATTTCGCTTACAAGCGCCTTTTTACCGATATCAGAGCTGTCGTATTTGTCCATCAAGCTTCTATAATGCTCGTGAAGCTTGGTTGAGTTATTTTCTTTTAACTCAAAAAAGAGCGCATCAAGGGCTTGTGTGACTTCGGCAGAGTATTCGCCGTTGTATTTAAATTCACTCTCGTAGCGTTTTAAGTAAGCATAAGCTCTATTTACGTCATTTAGTTTGGCTAAATTTATGCCTATGTTTTTTAAAGCAACTTCATAAAATGGGCTATTGCGTTCGCTGTTGTCGACTATGATCTCGTAAATTTTAGCCGCTACGTCAGGCATGTTTTTATCAACGAAAACCCCGGCTAAATTTATCGCTCGAGCAGGATCGTTCATGAAAAATTTTTCATTCGCATTTAAAATTTTAAGTATGAAATTCTTTGCGTTTTCAAATTTCTCTTTGTCTATGTTTGCGTCCACAAGAGATAGTGCCGCTCTGCTTGCGATATTGACATCGCCGGTGTTGTAAAGGACGTTTTCATAAAAGCTTATAGCCTCTTTTTGTCTGCTGTTTTTATAAAGATAATCAGCATAATCAAGCATGGTAAGCCTTGTGAATTTAGACCTTTCATGCTCGTTTATAAGTGTGTCAAGCATGTATTTAGCATCGCTTGCTATGCCGTCTTTTAAGTAGGCTCTGGCGATGATGTAAAGAACTTCGGGATAGTTTTCGTCAGCGGCAAATTTCCTCATCCATGCTCTTCCCTCAGCAACTAGCGAATTTGGAGTGGAGTCCTCAAATCTATCCTCTTTTTCAAAAATTTTATCAAGCGCGCGAAGTCTGTAGAGTAAAAATTCACTTGCAAAAAGGCTTTGCGGGTGTCTTTGTATGGCGATTTTAGTTTCTGCTACAACAACTGGATAGTTGCCGCTCTCGTAGGCTCGCTTTATGTTTATATAAAGGTCTATGTCGTTGCTATCCATGCCTTCTATCGGAGCCATGTTAAGGTCAAGCGCGCCGATGGATGGGCGCAAAAGCTCGCTAAAATCAGGAGCGAAATTTAGTCCGTTTGGTTTTAGCGGATCAAATTCTTTTAAGCTTTGATCGATGATGATACTAAAGTGTTTTGAGATGCTACTGCTCGAACTAAAGGCACGAGTGTCGTTATATAGTTCGCTTGAGATGTTTAGTAGTCTTGAGTTTGCCTTTGGCAAGATGATAACAAAGAGCTTGCCGTCTTGTTTTTTGTATTTTATGTCCATAAGAGGCAAGATAGTGTCTTCTATCTGTGGCAAAACACCGTCGTTAAGCATGCAAACATAACGCTTGGTGTCATACGCTAAAAGTTGCTCAACGCACTCGAATTCCTCTTCGTCGCTAAGCTGAAGGACGCTATATGGCTTGCCGTTTTCTATACCGCTGTTTAGGCTAAGATTAAAAGCGTAGATAAAAATAGGAAAAAATAAAACCAAAAAAGCTTTTTTCATCTTAGTGTTACAGCCGCCTTGTTTTTAAATTTGACTTACTTTAACAAGCTTGAAGTTGTATCCGACAACCTCGCTAACACCAACTAATGCAACTGTTCCTTTTAGGTTTTTATCAAGTCTAAATTTGCGAGTTAAACTAAAGTCGTCGCTACTAACAGTTATCGTGTCACCGTCTTTTATCTTGCTTGCCATGCTAAAAGTGGTAGTTCCTACTATCTCGTCGCTGCTATCGTTTTTATAAAGGTAGATAACGCTTCCGTCAAAATTTAAAAGCTCTTTTAATTCGCTTAAATTTCCGTTTGTTTCATATTCTGTGGCTTGTGTATCGGCTAAGATAACATCTAAATTTAATATT
This is a stretch of genomic DNA from Campylobacter sp. RM6914. It encodes these proteins:
- a CDS encoding 16S rRNA (uracil(1498)-N(3))-methyltransferase, whose amino-acid sequence is MKFLYDERAGCEQLKVVNETFLHLKARRNIKGDRVSFRNLKDGKDYLYEIIEFDRRSAILELVFTSSVPKVVYDFSIAWAVVDPKTIEKALPFLNELGVGKLIFVYTKFSQANFKIDFERLEYICALSCEQSGRSTLMEFEIYNSLDEFLDVYQNVAAINFNGKSLEKYSNELLLIGPEGGFAPEESLKLQNQYSLKTQNILKSQTAIISIASKFLV
- a CDS encoding 6-pyruvoyl trahydropterin synthase family protein, with the translated sequence MIIRKLFKFENAHIVRFCSSKRCRTSIHGHSYVAEILLSSNFLDNAGMVYDFGLMKQNIKTIIDSFDHATTIYDKDDLEYQNDLKKHSQRWISIPVNPSAEQFCRVFFVIIDRLLKSTVMSNGEREVKLHSVIVHETDTGYAQCFYDDAYNERMGDISLDDIVFSPSIIEEWEDKELFEKIKLKKPIINPKDV
- a CDS encoding 7-carboxy-7-deazaguanine synthase QueE; this translates as MSQSGLRLVESFLSIQGEGKFQGRLAIFLRFFGCNLNCAGFNVKVKSQKTGEILTGCDTIRAVFTGHFEAKTFSKDEILSIVDRYCKDLKFKPIIVMTGGEPLIHHKDENFINLTSEFLRREFEVHFETNATIEIDFDKFPVYRSCYFALGIKLSNSGISKAKRINESAIKSICQNAKDSFYKFVLHKPTSDDLEQILQVLNIYKNEVWCMPMGAEQDELSRNALAVANFAIKHGFNYSERIHIRIWDKKEGV
- the moaA gene encoding GTP 3',8-cyclase MoaA, producing the protein MLVDKYGRTVDYLRISVTQRCNFRCRYCMPTTPFSWMPKENLLTFEELFLFVKVAIDQGVTKIRITGGEPLVRKDLDVFIKMISDYKPDIDLALTTNGFMLRHYAKRLKDAGLKRINMSLDTLDEKKAKFIAQKGILHEVLAGFEAALDAGLKVKLNTVALKGINDNELVSLLEFAKFRGSQIRFIEYMENTHAKDDLKGLKSDEILAIISEKYKITKDEKLPNSPASIYKLEDGYKFGIIDPHKHDFCESCNRIRLSAEGLLIPCLYFEDALSIKDAVSKGDIVVASEILRQVLENKPEKNKWAVGTQNETSSRAFYQTGG
- a CDS encoding DUF6115 domain-containing protein is translated as MDLFIIGGLVVVLVIIIAFILIKENEANRRFTRYERAIEGLMQENFNLKKQIENLPLSKDDDTKDNEELKSELSKKLENDLNEKIVPIIKAIKSIERVIDEFASEQKDRMYNLEERTRDIGKITPSAQNEEEQIVRMFNSGKSIEMIAKDLRLGVGRVEFVLKLHQLA
- the mqnP gene encoding menaquinone biosynthesis prenyltransferase MqnP, with translation MKKFIKILQDIGELIVFKHSVFALPFIFTAMVVASKQTNDSVWFGFGLLVLGILCAVSARNFAMAYNRYKDEDIDKLNPRTANRPSVDGRVGRRNLELFIIANAAVFIITAYFINSLAFWLSFPILGILAGYSLFKRFSELAHLVLGLCLGLAPIAGAVAVSGEIPLWSVLLCLGVVFWVAGFDLLYSLQDIEFDQKMGLFSIPSVYGEKATMFISAIFHVVATLLWLLFAWAAQLGFLAFFGIVVSGVILFMEHRIVRRDFSKIDRAFFTLNGYLGILFFVFVLLSAL
- the miaA gene encoding tRNA (adenosine(37)-N6)-dimethylallyltransferase MiaA, whose amino-acid sequence is MFHQLALIGTTASGKSSLAIQIARKFNGVILSLDSLALYKQIDIASAKPSKSELELVKHFGVNEIYVNEVFSVGMFFKIYQNSLKWAQDNGCLLIITGGSGFYLKAMLSGLTPDVPKCEIPSNEEIYSLARKIDGDFAMKFSQNDSYRLEKWYQIYKFSNEIPSIWLKKNTGEPLIKELEIYEILWPTQAIRERIKERTHQMFKQGLLDEAKFLFDTYGYEQKALKSIGLKECAQYFRGEISNVAELEELITIHTTQLAKRQRTFNRSQFEKEFIGEPDAVEDVLIKRLEGLV
- a CDS encoding tetratricopeptide repeat protein; the encoded protein is MKKAFLVLFFPIFIYAFNLSLNSGIENGKPYSVLQLSDEEEFECVEQLLAYDTKRYVCMLNDGVLPQIEDTILPLMDIKYKKQDGKLFVIILPKANSRLLNISSELYNDTRAFSSSSSISKHFSIIIDQSLKEFDPLKPNGLNFAPDFSELLRPSIGALDLNMAPIEGMDSNDIDLYINIKRAYESGNYPVVVAETKIAIQRHPQSLFASEFLLYRLRALDKIFEKEDRFEDSTPNSLVAEGRAWMRKFAADENYPEVLYIIARAYLKDGIASDAKYMLDTLINEHERSKFTRLTMLDYADYLYKNSRQKEAISFYENVLYNTGDVNIASRAALSLVDANIDKEKFENAKNFILKILNANEKFFMNDPARAINLAGVFVDKNMPDVAAKIYEIIVDNSERNSPFYEVALKNIGINLAKLNDVNRAYAYLKRYESEFKYNGEYSAEVTQALDALFFELKENNSTKLHEHYRSLMDKYDSSDIGKKALVSEMALNFNERKYRDVLSYTQKARDLNLTEATNYLDRAAYELARIGFINNDCQIVINLLENYDVDKISLPQFKLYECYFRTARYNDALNLSKSHIKDENLEDRVEWLVNLSKILYQMKDYEQTVQVANEALGLGAGVEYSDPTPVLFDRFYSLLNLNRIEEAIATLSAIEQLRGQDFKIIEAYNAISEYAFGKNNHATVTVYAKKALELQTRVKINVFSPKLNLLYATSLLKIDSINEALDEAKYILNMKLEPQDRLRALNLISEIYIKLKRYDLAREHLNECVGSNFNSPWKSSCEAQLQILN